The window CATCCGCGGCGGCAACAACGTCACGCCCAGAGAAGTGGAAGACGTCCTCCGGACCCATCCGGCCGTGGACGATGTATGCGTGGTCGGCGTCCCCAACGAATTGCTCGGGGAGCTGGTGTGCGCCTGCGTCGTGCCGGTGGAAGGGGCCATCCTGACCGGCGACGAACTCAAGGAGTTCGGTCGCGACCAACTTGTGGACTACAAGGTCCCTGACCTCGTCCGCTTCTTCGACGCCTTCCCGATGACCGGGTCCGGGAAGGTCAAGCGAATGGAGCTGGCGAGAGTGGTGGACCTGGAGCTGAATACTACGTGAACAACCGTCACATCATCCGCGCCGGCCGTCCGGTCGCCGCGACCGCCGCCACCGTGCACGCCCCGAACGCGGCGCTGCTCATCGACTTCGACAACGTCACCCTCGGCATCCGCTCGGACCTGACCAAGGAACTGCGGACCCTCCTCAACAGCGACATCATCAAGGGGAAGGTGGCCGTGCAGCGGGCCTACGCCGACTGGCGCCGCTATCCGCAGTACATCGTGCCGCTCTCGGAGTCGTCGATCGACCTGATCTTTGCCCCGGCCTTCGGCACCAACAAGAAGAACGCCACGGACATCCGGCTCGCGGTGGACGCCATCGAGCTGGTCTTCACGCGTCCGGAAATCGGCACCTTCATCCTCCTCAGCGGTGATAGCGACTTCTCGTCGATGGTCATCAAGCTGAAGGAGTACGGCAAGTACGTCATCGGCGTCGGCATCCGGGAGTCGGCCAGCGACCTCCTGATCCAGAATTGCGACGAGTACTACTCGTACAGCGACCTGGCCGGGCTCACGAAGGAGGAGGACACCCCCTCCATCCAGCGCGACCCGTGGGAGCTGGTCCGCGAGGCCGCGGCCCAGATGGTCCGGAACGACGACGTGATGCGTTCCGACCGGCTGAAGCAGGTGATGAAGCAGATCGACCCGCACTTCGACGAGAAGAACGCCGGGTATAGCCGATTCAGCAAGTTCGTGACCGATGCCGGTGCCAAGGGGATCCTGGTCGTCAACAAGATGGAGAACGGCCAGTACGAGATTGCGCCGGTGGCAGGTGGCGTAGAGCCGCCACGGCGGGGCAGCGGGGCAGCGGAGCAGGGGGGCCGGACGACCGCGGGTCAGCGGGGCCGCGGGGCCGCCGCAGGGGCACGGCATGCCGTGCCCGAGCCGACCGACGCACCGATCCCTGACGAGAAGAAATCCCGTGGCCGTCGACGGGGCGGCCGGGGTCGCGGCCGTGGCGAGGATCGTCCAGCTGCCGAGGGCGTGGCTGCGGCGACCGGGCCGAAGGGGCTGACGCTTGCGTCGGCGTTCGGGCTGATGTCGCAGGTGCTTGCCGAGCTCCCGAACCCGGTGGCGCACGACGCGCTCCGGGCCCGGATGGCGGCGCTGCATGGCCGTGAGGACCCCCTGCTCGAGGAGGGCCGCTTCACCAAGCTTCTCCGCCAGGCAAACGACGCCGAAGTGGCGGACGTCCGGAAGACCGGCGACGACAGCTACGAGGTGTCGGTCCACCCGACCGACATCGCGGTGCCGCGCCAGCGCCCTGCGGTCGCGCCGTCGCCGGCGGTGGAGGCCGTAGCCGCTCCCCACTGACGGCGCCAAGGCGGCGCCGGCTGCTGCGGTGGCCACCATCGTCCCGACAGGACAGGGTCGGTTCCGCCGTGGAGCGCGCATGGGCGCGGCGAAGGCCGAAATTCCCGCTGGTGGGGAATGGTAATGGTTGATGATGACGGCGGGGCAGCGGCAAAGCGGGGCCGGGGAAGCCGCAGGCGGCGTAAAGAAGTCGTCGGAAGGCGGCCAAGACTGCCAAGCCGGCCAAGGCCAAGGCCGAGGCAGACAGGAAGGCCGCGGCGGCCCCGGCAAAGAAGAAGCAGGCGGCCCGGAAGCCACGGGCCAAAGAAGGCGGAATGAGCAGGACGAAACGGGCAGCCCTGCTGCCCGTTTCCTTTTCCGCCGCCCCGCCGATGTGGTGGCCGTGAGCTGATCGGCCCCTGATCGTCTCGACGGTGCGTGGCACCCGGACCGCGGGGAGGATCGTCGAGGCCGAGGCCTACCTCAGGCACCGCGATCCCGCCTCCCACGGCTACGAGCCGACGCCACGCCCAGAATGAAGGGCTGTACGGCCCGGCCGGCAGCTGGTACGTCTACCTATCCTACGGCGTGCACTGGTGCGCCAACCTCGTGGCAGGTCGCACTCCGAACGAGGGGGCGGTGCTCCTCCGAGCGGTGGAGCCGCTCGAGGGCCTGCCAACCATGCGCCGCCGGCGGGGCGGGGTGGCCGACCGCCTCCTCGCCGCTGGTCCCGGCCGGCTCACCCAGGCACTCGGCATCACCCGCTCCCTCGATCAGCGCACGATGCGTGGGGCTGTGGTCCAGATCCACCAGGGAGACCCCCTGGCGCCTCCAGTGGCCACGCCGAGAATCGGCATCACGAAAGCCGTGGACTGGCCCCTGAGGTTCGTGGAGGGCGGCACTCGCTGGGCGTCCCGGCCCAGCTGAGTGGTTGAAATACAAAACGGGCGCACCATGCGGTGCGCCCGTTTCGCGTATCTGAGAGGCCGAGTCTAGTCGATGTCGTCGCGCGACTTGCCGAGGCTGAGGCGAATGCCCGCCTGCCCGGTGAACACCGTGCCCACGAGGTCGATGTCGTTGCCACCCGTGGCGGCGGAGACCGACCCGAAGACGTTCAGGATGCCGACCCGGACTTCCACACCGCCGACGGCCTGCATGAACCCGTAGCTGCCGTAGTCCTCGGCCTGCTGCTGGTTCGCCTGCCGCTCGGTGTTGTCGACGAAGGTGCCCTGAACCTGGAGGTTCGAGAGGGTCTGGATGCCCCAGCCGATGCCCACGAAGGGCTGGACATGGGACTTGAGGGGATACGCCATCAGCATGAAGTAGAAGCGATTGATATTGTCGAAGTTGACCAGGCGGCTGGGGCCGACCCCCGCTGCGTCGGGCATGGAGGCGGTTTCACCGCTGCCGAGGCCGATGTCTGCCGCCAGGAGCAGGGCAGCTCGCTTGGCGGTGATCAGCGCATTCACCCCGAACATCGGGATGGTGCCGCGGGACTGGGCGTCGGTCTCGAAGTTCATGCCGCCCACGGAGGCGCCGACATAGAAGCGATTGGCGCCCACACCAGCGGACTGGGCGCTGAGCGAGGTGGCGCCGGCAAGGGCTGCCAGGCCGAGCGTCGCAAGGGCACGGGTGAGCACACGCATCAGTCTGCCTCCTGGAAGAATCGGCCCAAGGGGGTCCGAGGACCGGTCACGGCACTGCGAATGGTGTCACCTTCGGGCAAATTCCTTGCCCCCACGGCCATGGGGGGAAGGAACAAGGCCTGTCCAAGATAGGAAGGATTGGTCTAAAACACTAGACCCCAAGGGGTTGACCTAGGTCAGCTCGGGCAGATTGGGAGCGTCCTGGGGGTGGGGGAGACGGGGGGGGGCCGCGCACCGACTTGCAGGGTGACGCGGCGGTTGCAAGACGCCTAGGTCAAGGCGGGGGGCCTGTTTAGATCAGCCCCAGCTTCGTCCCCACCTTCTTGAACGCCGCGAGGGCCTCATCCAGGTCGGCCCTCGTATGAGCCGCGGACACCTGGCAGCGGACCCGGGCCTGCCCCTGGGGTACGACCGGGAACCCGAATCCCGTCACGAACACCCCCTCGTCGAGGAGCATGTTGCTCATCTTGATGGCCGCCGCGGTCTCGCCGAGGATGACCGGGATGATCGGCGTCTCGCCGGGGAGCGGCGCAAAGCCGAGCCCGAGGAGCTGCTCCCTGAAGTAGTTCGCGTTCTCACGGAGCCGGGTGACCCGTTCCGGGTGCTGCTCCAGGAACTCGATGCTGGCCAGCGCGCTGCCCGCCACGGTGGCCGGCAGGGCATTGGAAAAGAGCTGCGGCCGTGCCCGCTGGGTCAGGTAGTCGCAGACCTCGGCGGTGCCCGCCACGAAGCCCCCGGCCGCCCCGCCCAGAGCCTTGCCGAGGGTCGAGGTGATGATGTCCACCTCCCCCACCATCCCGAAGTGCTCGGCGGTGCCGCGGCCGGTCTTGCCGAGCACGCCGGTTGAATGGGAGTCGTCCACCACCAGCACCGCCCCGTACTCGCGACAGATGGTCGCGATGTCGGGGAGCTTGGCAATGGCCCCTTCCATCGAAAAGACGCCGTCGGTAATCACCATCTTCACCTTGCGGTCGGTGGCGGCGGCGAGCTTGGCGCGCAGGTCGTCGAGGTCGCCGTGCTTGTAGACGCCGGTCTGGCACTTGGTGATCGCCTTGGCGAGCCGCAGGCCGTCGATGATGGAGGCGTGGTTGAGCTGGTCGCTCAGGATGAGGTCGTGTTCGGTGAGCAGGGTGCCGGGGACCGCCTCGTTCGCGTTCCAGCAGCTCACGAAGCTGAGGGAGGCCGACGTCCCGACCAGCCGCGCGCAGGCCTGCTCCAGCTCCCGGTGGATCGAGAAGGTGCCGCAGATGAAACGGACCGAGCCGGTGCCGGCGCCGTACCGGTCGAGCGCCTTCTTGCCCGCCGCCACGACCGCCGGCTCGTTGGACAGCCCGAGGTAGTTGTTGGAGGAGAGGATGATGACGGAACCGCGCCCCTCCATCTCCACCCGCGCGGCCTGCGGGCTGGCCAGGTAGTTGAGTGTCTTGTACACGCCGTCGGCCTTGAACTGCGCCAGCTCGGCATGGATGCGTGCGTCGAGGTTGTTGCTCACGAGCCAATCTCCAGGATGACCTTGCCGGCCTGCCCGTCCTTGATGACCTGGATGGCGTCGGCAATCTTGTCGAGTGGGAAACGGTGGGTCACGACCGGCATCGGGTCGATCTGCCCCGCCCGCAGGTACCGCTGCATGACATGCCAGGTGTGGTACATCTTGCGCCCGGTCACGCCGTAGAGCGTCAGGCCCTTGAAAATGATGTCCCGCGCAAAGCTGACCTCGGTCGTCTTGCTCGGCGTGCCGAGCAGGTTGACGCGGCCGCCGAGGCGGGCCACCGCGAAGGCCTGGGCGTGACCGGCGGGGTGGCCGCTCATTTCGCACACGAGATCGACGCCGTCGCCGTTGGTCAGTTCCTTCACGCGCGCGGGCACGTCATCCCTGGTCGGATTGAGCGTAACGTGCGCCCCCATCTGCTTCGCGATGCCGAGCCGCTTGTCGTTGAGGTCGCTGGCAATGACCAGCGAGGCGCCGGCAGCGCGAGCCACCCCGACGGCAAAGCAGCCGATGGGGCCGCACCCCAGCACCAGCACCGCGCTCCCGATCACGGCGTCGCCCTCGAGCACGGTGTGGAAGGCGTTCCCCATCGGGTCCATGATGGCGCCGATTTCGGTGGGGATGCCGCCGAGCTTCATCACGTTGGAGGCGGGCATCGCGATGTAGTCGGCAAAGGCGCCGTCGCGGTCCACGCCGATGATCGAGGTGCGCTGGCAGAGGTGCCCGTTGCCGGTGCGGCACTGCAGGCAGTGCCCGCAGATTATGTGCCCTTCGGCGGTCACGAGGTCGCCGACGTCGAGCAGCCCCTCCGCCTCCGCCTCCGGCCCCAGCTGCTCGATCCGCCCGGCGAATTCGTGGCCGATCACCACGGGGGGCTTCAGCCGGTTGCTGGCCCAGGAGTCCCACTCCCAGATATGGAGGTCGGTGCCGCAGACGCCCGCGTGATGCACGCGGATCAGGACATCGTTGGGGCCGCAGGCGGGGATGGGCACTTCCCGCAGCTCCATGCCGATGCCGGGGGCGGTTTTGACGAGTGCGCGCATGGAGAGCCGGGGTTGGGGTAGGGCGGAAATATAGCGAGGATGGCGGACTAGGCCCGCTCGATGCGCACCGCGCTCACCTTGAAGCTCGCGATCTTCGCATAGGGGTCGAGCGCCGGGTTGGTCAACAGGTTGGCCGCCGCTTCCCGGTAGTGCATCGGCACGAACACCTGGCCGCGGGCCTGCCGGCCCGAGGCGCGCACGCCGATCAGGATGCTGCCGCGCCGGGAGGTGATGCGCACCGTCTCGCCATCGGACACGCCGAGCTCGGCGACATCCTCCGGGTTCATCTCCACGGTGGGCACTGGCTCCCGGGAGTCGAGGCCGGTGGAGCGCCGTGTCATGGTGCCGGTGTGCCAGTGGTACATCTGGCGGCCGGTGCCCATCACGAACGGGTATTCGGCGTCCGGCAGCTCGTTGGGCTGCAGGAACTCCACCGGAACGAAGAGCGCCCGGCCGTCGGGCGTCGGGAACTTGTCCGCGAAGAGGAAGGCCGTGCCGTCGGAATCCTCCGTCAGCACCGGGTACTGCAGGCCGAAGTTGTGACGCCGGAGGCCGTCGTAGGTGACGCCGCGCCACGAGGGCGTGACCGACGCGATTTCCCGCATCACGTCCTCGGCGCCGGCGTATTGACTCTTGAGCCCGAGGCGCTCGGTCAGGTCGATCAGGATATCGAGATCGCGGCGGGCCTGGCCGGGAGGCGACAGGGCGGGGGAGGAGAGCTGGATGCGCCGTTCGGTGTTGGCGAAGGTCCCCTCCTTCTCTGCGAACGACGAGCCCGGCAGCACCACGTCAGCCCACCGTGCGGTGTCGGTCAGGAAGAGGTCCTGCACGCCGAGGAACTCGAGACCCCGCACCCACTCCTCCGCGTGCGCCACGTCGGGGTCGGAGATGACCGGGTTCTCGCCCATGATGTACAGACCACGCACCCCGCTGCCGGGCTTGGTCATTTCCGTCACCATCAAACCGTCCTGCAGGGACAGCGCATCCTCGGGGAGCCCCCACGCCTTGGCGTAGTCGGCGCGGTTCTCCGGCTTGGTCACGGAACGGTAGTCGGTGTACGCGAAGGGGATGGCGCCGACGTCGCTGGCGCCCTGCACGTTGTTCTGGCCGCGGATCGGCAGCATCGCCGCACCCCACCGGCCGATCATCCCGCACGCCAGCAGCATGTTGAGCAGACTGGCCACAATGTCGGTGCCGCTCGCGTGCTGGGTCAGCCCCATGGCCCAGAGTGTCGAGGTGTTCGGGCCGCCGGCGTACAGCTCGGCGGCCAAGGCAATCTTCTCGGCGGGCACGCCGGTGAGCTTCTGCCCAATCTCGAGCGTGTAGGGCGCCACGGCGGCGCGCACCTGGTCGAACTCCTTCGTCCGGGTGCGGATGAACTCCTTGTTCTCGAGCCCCTTGGCCAGGATGTGATTGAGCATGGTACTGTAGAGCGCCACGTCGGTGCCGGGCAGGAGCTGCAGGTGCACGTCGGCCAGGGCGGCCAGTTCGGTGCGCCGCACGTCGGCCACGACCAGCTTGGCGCCCTTGGTCACCGCCCGCTTGATCAGCGCGCCGAAGACCGGGTGGTTCTCGGTGGTGTTGGCGCCGGAGATGAAGATGACATCGCACGCCTCCTCGATTTCGCGCATCGAGCCCGAGGCCGCCGAGGTGCTGAGGGCGCGGCTCATGGCCGACACCGAGGTGGAATGGCAGAGCCGGGTGCAGTGGTCCACGCTGTTGGTGCCGAGGGCGCCGCGCACCATCCGCATGAAGAGGTAGTTGTCCTCGTTGCTGCACTTGGCGGAGGAGAGGGCGGCAAGTGCGCGGGGACCGTGCTCGGCCTTGATGCGGAGGAGTTCCTGGGCGGTGAGGCTCATCGCCTCCTCCCAGGTGGCCTCGCGGAAGGCGTCATACCACTCGGCGGGGGTGGTGGCGCGGTCGCGCACGTCGCCGTCGCCCACGATCGGCAGCCCGGTCTGGGGCGGCTTCCCGATGCTGCGCTTCGGGGGGCGCGGCTTCTTGCCGCCGCCGATTTCCTCGATGGTCTGCCACGGGCCCTCGCGGTGGCGCGGCATTTCGCCGGTCCAGCGCCAGCGCCCGCCTTCCTGCACCCACCCCTTCCGGATTAGCGGCACGGTGAGTCGATCGCGATGCTGCGCGTAGTCGGTGCCGAACCGTCCCTTGACGCAGGTGCTGCCCTGGTTCGGGGTGTTCTCCTCGATCCACGGCGATGTCACGCGCACCAGCTCGCCGTCCTTCACGTGCAGGTCGACCTGGCAGCCGACGCCGCAGTAGGGACAGACGGAGCGGGTGACGGTGTCGGGATGGCGGACCGCTTCGGCACCGAAGCGCTCGCGGGGAATGACCTCGAAGATGGCGCCGGTGGGGCAGACCCGGACGCACTCGCCGCACCAGGTGCAGCCGGCGTGGTCGGGGTCGCCGTCGCCGCCGACGATGATTTCGGTGTGGGTGCCGCGCTGACCCACGTCGAGCACACCCACTTCCTGGATATCGTCGCAGGCGCGCACGCAGCGGGTGCAGAGGATGCAGAGCGACATGTCGTGCTGGATCATCACGTCGCCGGGGCGGGTGTCGCCACCGCGGAGGCCGAGGGGCTGCGTCGTGGGAATCGGCACATTGTACTGCTTCACATACTGCTCGAACTCGTTGCGCGGGGGTGGCGCGCTGCCGTTGCCGCGCAGGTGCTCGAGGGGATAGCGCTCCAGCAGCATGCCGAGCACGCCGCGGCGGTTGTCGGCGGCAGCGTCGCTCTCGGTCTCGACCACCATGCCGTCCGCCGCCGGCGTGGCGCAGGCGGGGAGGAGCTTGTTCTGTCCCTCGACGGAGACGAGGCAGATGCGGCAGTTGCCGACGTTGGGAAGCTTCGGATACCAGCAGAGGGTGGGGATCTCGACACCGTGCGCGCGCGCCGCATCGAGGATCGTGTCACCCTCGGCGATCGGCACGGTCTGTCCGTTGACTGTCAGCGAAGGCATCGTCGGGTACGACTCACGCGTGGAAGGGATGCTTCGATTCTACGGGGCTCGAGGCGTGGCGGCAAGGGGACAATCGCGCGCGCGACAACGACTTCGCCCTGTCTTGGCTATTGCGCGAAAATCCAAATACGCGATGTTGTAATATCCGGATGGCCATTCGGGCCGGCGGAGCTACTCGTTATCGGAGGTCAGCATGGCAGTCAAGAAGCGCGCAGCAAAGAAGGCGGCCAAGAAGGCGCCCGCGAAGAAGGCAGCCAAGAAGGCCGTGAAGAAGGCCCCTGCCAAGAAGAAGGCGCCCGCCAAGAAGAAGGCACCGGCGAAGAAGGGCAAGTAGCTCCACCGGATGCAACGGG of the Gemmatimonadales bacterium genome contains:
- a CDS encoding NYN domain-containing protein translates to MNNRHIIRAGRPVAATAATVHAPNAALLIDFDNVTLGIRSDLTKELRTLLNSDIIKGKVAVQRAYADWRRYPQYIVPLSESSIDLIFAPAFGTNKKNATDIRLAVDAIELVFTRPEIGTFILLSGDSDFSSMVIKLKEYGKYVIGVGIRESASDLLIQNCDEYYSYSDLAGLTKEEDTPSIQRDPWELVREAAAQMVRNDDVMRSDRLKQVMKQIDPHFDEKNAGYSRFSKFVTDAGAKGILVVNKMENGQYEIAPVAGGVEPPRRGSGAAEQGGRTTAGQRGRGAAAGARHAVPEPTDAPIPDEKKSRGRRRGGRGRGRGEDRPAAEGVAAATGPKGLTLASAFGLMSQVLAELPNPVAHDALRARMAALHGREDPLLEEGRFTKLLRQANDAEVADVRKTGDDSYEVSVHPTDIAVPRQRPAVAPSPAVEAVAAPH
- the tdh gene encoding L-threonine 3-dehydrogenase, with protein sequence MRALVKTAPGIGMELREVPIPACGPNDVLIRVHHAGVCGTDLHIWEWDSWASNRLKPPVVIGHEFAGRIEQLGPEAEAEGLLDVGDLVTAEGHIICGHCLQCRTGNGHLCQRTSIIGVDRDGAFADYIAMPASNVMKLGGIPTEIGAIMDPMGNAFHTVLEGDAVIGSAVLVLGCGPIGCFAVGVARAAGASLVIASDLNDKRLGIAKQMGAHVTLNPTRDDVPARVKELTNGDGVDLVCEMSGHPAGHAQAFAVARLGGRVNLLGTPSKTTEVSFARDIIFKGLTLYGVTGRKMYHTWHVMQRYLRAGQIDPMPVVTHRFPLDKIADAIQVIKDGQAGKVILEIGS
- a CDS encoding glycine C-acetyltransferase, which codes for MSNNLDARIHAELAQFKADGVYKTLNYLASPQAARVEMEGRGSVIILSSNNYLGLSNEPAVVAAGKKALDRYGAGTGSVRFICGTFSIHRELEQACARLVGTSASLSFVSCWNANEAVPGTLLTEHDLILSDQLNHASIIDGLRLAKAITKCQTGVYKHGDLDDLRAKLAAATDRKVKMVITDGVFSMEGAIAKLPDIATICREYGAVLVVDDSHSTGVLGKTGRGTAEHFGMVGEVDIITSTLGKALGGAAGGFVAGTAEVCDYLTQRARPQLFSNALPATVAGSALASIEFLEQHPERVTRLRENANYFREQLLGLGFAPLPGETPIIPVILGETAAAIKMSNMLLDEGVFVTGFGFPVVPQGQARVRCQVSAAHTRADLDEALAAFKKVGTKLGLI
- a CDS encoding molybdopterin-dependent oxidoreductase — translated: MPSLTVNGQTVPIAEGDTILDAARAHGVEIPTLCWYPKLPNVGNCRICLVSVEGQNKLLPACATPAADGMVVETESDAAADNRRGVLGMLLERYPLEHLRGNGSAPPPRNEFEQYVKQYNVPIPTTQPLGLRGGDTRPGDVMIQHDMSLCILCTRCVRACDDIQEVGVLDVGQRGTHTEIIVGGDGDPDHAGCTWCGECVRVCPTGAIFEVIPRERFGAEAVRHPDTVTRSVCPYCGVGCQVDLHVKDGELVRVTSPWIEENTPNQGSTCVKGRFGTDYAQHRDRLTVPLIRKGWVQEGGRWRWTGEMPRHREGPWQTIEEIGGGKKPRPPKRSIGKPPQTGLPIVGDGDVRDRATTPAEWYDAFREATWEEAMSLTAQELLRIKAEHGPRALAALSSAKCSNEDNYLFMRMVRGALGTNSVDHCTRLCHSTSVSAMSRALSTSAASGSMREIEEACDVIFISGANTTENHPVFGALIKRAVTKGAKLVVADVRRTELAALADVHLQLLPGTDVALYSTMLNHILAKGLENKEFIRTRTKEFDQVRAAVAPYTLEIGQKLTGVPAEKIALAAELYAGGPNTSTLWAMGLTQHASGTDIVASLLNMLLACGMIGRWGAAMLPIRGQNNVQGASDVGAIPFAYTDYRSVTKPENRADYAKAWGLPEDALSLQDGLMVTEMTKPGSGVRGLYIMGENPVISDPDVAHAEEWVRGLEFLGVQDLFLTDTARWADVVLPGSSFAEKEGTFANTERRIQLSSPALSPPGQARRDLDILIDLTERLGLKSQYAGAEDVMREIASVTPSWRGVTYDGLRRHNFGLQYPVLTEDSDGTAFLFADKFPTPDGRALFVPVEFLQPNELPDAEYPFVMGTGRQMYHWHTGTMTRRSTGLDSREPVPTVEMNPEDVAELGVSDGETVRITSRRGSILIGVRASGRQARGQVFVPMHYREAAANLLTNPALDPYAKIASFKVSAVRIERA
- a CDS encoding DNA-3-methyladenine glycosylase, coding for MAPGPRGGSSRPRPTSGTAIPPPTATSRRHAQNEGLYGPAGSWYVYLSYGVHWCANLVAGRTPNEGAVLLRAVEPLEGLPTMRRRRGGVADRLLAAGPGRLTQALGITRSLDQRTMRGAVVQIHQGDPLAPPVATPRIGITKAVDWPLRFVEGGTRWASRPS